The genomic region CTCAGAGGATACGAGTGCGACTGCACCCGGACCGGGTACTACGGGGTCAACTGCACCTCCCGTgagtccctgtccccaggatctgccagggcagccctgtccccacagcactCACTGCTCTGGGTGGGCTGGCTCCTCAGCAGGGAGAGTGACTGCTCTGTTTCCCCCAGCTGAGTTCTGGACACGTCTCCACAACCTGCTGAAGCCCAGTCCTGCCTTCTACCACTTCATCCTGACCCACTTCAAGTGGTTTTGGGACATTATCAACAGCACCTTCATCAGGGACACGCTCATGAGGCTCGTGCTGACAGGTGAGGGGTTGGAGAGGGTTTGGGGTTCAGCAGGACTCGAGGACCCCCTGGCATGCACAGATGTGTGGGTGGGGATAGCAGGGCTGCAGCGATGCTGAGCAACTCCTGTGAGCAGGGTGGGCATTGGGCTGGAGTCACCTCAGCAGGAGACCCAGAAGGTCGTCACCCTGTTCCTTCCATCACCCTGTCACACTGTCACTGTGCCTGGGggagctgcccagccagggTGCAGTGGGGTGTAGGGGGTCCCCAGCACTGTGCCAAGCTGCCAGCTGGCTGGGAAACACGAGCAGTTCTTGGCATGCTGCACTCCCCAGGCCAAGGAGCTGTTtcacagctgcacagaaagCAGCCCGTGGAAATATGGCCCTTGTTACTCATGTCTCCATATTCATCACTTTGCATAAATATTTAGGTTCCAGCTCTTGGAGCCGTAGCGACACGCTTGCAAGGCTCCGGCTGTTGCCTTCACCATTTCTAAGGGTTTGTCATCTCATCCATCATCCAAGGATCCACTTAGCACATTAGCACGAGCCCTCCTTTCCTGCAGGGAATTGCAGCCTTTAAAAGGCTCGGAGCAAAGCCCAGGACACCCACATGCCTCCACTGCTGGTCCCtttctggtttttggggtgccaggggctgtctggcagcacagagcaggcgGGCAGGGACCAGGGGCAGAGCCTGTGGGTTGCTGCCTCAAGCCCACAGTGGTGATCCCCCTCTCTCCTTTCAGTTCGTGCCAATCtcatccccagcccccccaCTTTCAACTCTGACTATGGCTACATCAGCTGGGAGGCCTATGCCAACGTCAGCTACTACACCCGCATCCTGCCGCCCGTGCCAGACGACTGCCCCACGCCCATGGGCACCAAAGGTACgtggctgctcccacagcctgaGTGTTTCCCACCCAGCCATGGCCAAGCTTTGGCTGCCATGGACACTTCTGGAAAGCACCACTGGCAGTGCCACGTGCTacccctgtcctgcccagactggctctgctgcaggagattGATGACATCTGGAttgctgctgggacagctcaggctgagctgctgggacatGTCACAGCCTGTGTGAGAGGGCTGCAAGGTCCTTGTGCAGATGAGTCTGTGCCTGATGCTGCAGCAGacaccaccagcagccctgcacacagcacaaGTACCGGCCTGGGTTGGCACTGGGCATCTTCCCTCAACCTCCATCCTttgcagggaagctgcagctccctgacccccagctcctggcagagagGTTCCTGCTGCGGCACAAGTTTGAGGCTGATCCCCGAGGCACCAACATGATGTTTGCCTTCTTCGCCCAGCATTTCACCCACCAGTTCTTCAAGACATCTGGGAAGATGGGACGTGGCTTCACCAAGGCTCTGGGACATGGGGTGAGGGCAGCAGGACTGAGGGGGTGTTGGGGTCCCTGTGCCTCTCAGAGCAACCTTGATGCCCTGTTCTCTCCACAGGTGGACCTGGGGCATTTGTACGGGGACAACCTGCAGCGGCAGCACCAGCTGCGACTCTTCCGAGATGGGAAGCTGAAATTCCAGGTACCACCCAGCACAACTGAAACACATCCCAGTCCTGTGAGCCAGGGCTGTTTGAAGCCCATGTTCCTCTGGCACCTCTTGGCAGACCCCAACCCTGATGCCCTGCGTGGCTGCTGGCCGGGGGACACTCTTTGGGGTGCAGCTGCTCTGATGGCAGCAGGCATTTGGGGCTCTATGAGGGAGGTGTTTCCATTCCACTCACCTCGTGCAGGAGAGCAACGCGGTGCCCTTGGCTGGGCAGGCTTTTACTGGGATGTTTTTGTCCCTTCCCCTTTCTGCCCTGTcgctgctgtgtccccaggtggtGGATGGCGAGGTGTACCCGCCCACGGTCAGCGAGGCCCCGGTGCACATGGTGTACCCGTCGGGCGTGCCCCGGGAGCGGCAGCTGGCGGTGGGGCAGGAGGTGTTCGGGCTGCTGCCGGGGCTCTGCGTGTACGCCACGCTCTGGCTGCGAGAGCACAACCGCGTCTGCGACCTGCTCAAGCGGGACCACCCCACCTGGAGCGACGAGCAGCTCTTCCAGACGGCGCGGCTCATCCTCATCGGTGAGGAACTGCCCCcgtcctgtcccagcccctgggcgGCCCCCAAGGACTCACAGGCTGGCCAACCTCTTCTGGGGGTAATGGTCAAACTGCCTTtgaggcagctcctctggcatCCTTCTGGGAATTGCTTGTTTTGGTCCATATAGCAAAAAAATTGGCTTTGGTCCATCCAAAATGGTCAGGAGGAGGTGGATGGTTGCTGTGGTAGATGTGGGTAACATCTCAGGTGCAGAGCtggtggctcctgctgctgccagctgcttcttttctgctgcccaggggagACCATTAAGATCGTTGTTGAGGACTACGTGCAGCACCTCAGTGGGTACTACCTGAGCCTCAAGTTCGACCCCGAGCTGTTGTTTGGGTCGCAGTTCCAGTACCGGAATCGCATCGCCGTGGAGTTCAACCAGCTCTATCACTGGCACGGGCTGATGCCCGACTCCTTCATCATCCAGGGACAAGAGTACAGCTACAAGCAGTTCCTCTACAACACCTCCATGCTCATGGACTACGGCGTGGAGGCGCTGGTGGAGTCCTTTTCCAAGCAGGTTGCAGGAAGGGTAaggtcctgctctgccctctccGGGAGGGACACGCGTGCAGTGGTGCCCGTGCCACACCGAgtctgcccagggcagcagcccaTGGGCACATCAGGAGTCCTCCCCACCCGCACCGTGGcggggctggccctggcagccccagctgcttgCCCTTGTTGCTCTGTAGTAAACACTCCGGTGATGCCAGAGCCTGTGGAAGCCGGGATGTCCCCGCCCGGCTGCGGAGCCGCGGGGCCTGGAGCAGCGCCTGGCACTGTTCTGTGCTGCCATCGCATGGATGTTTTCTACCAAGCGATTGCAGCTCCATTCCTCACTCTCTTTGCCTGTGCCAAGCAGCCCAGCTGAGGCTGAGCCTGAGGCCCTTCGGGCATTTGGGTTCTCCCAGTGAGCCTGAAATCTCTCTCATCCTCCTCACTGGGTCACTGTCCATCGGGGActtctcctgccctgtgccctgccctgggagcagggctggcctgaCCAAGCTGCTCCACAGTTGGTTTTTGCACTGCCCACCCTCCTCTTGCTCTGCAGTGATGTGTTGGTGTCACAGCCTGAGCCCAGGGTGCTTTAGTGTGGTGGCTCTCTGGGGCTGATGCGGGTGTGCCTGATGTGTGCTCCTCCttgtctctgctctgcagatcGGTGGGGGACAGACCATCAATGCCAATGTCCTGCACGTGGCCGTTGGGGTCATCAAGGAGTCCcggcagctgaggctgcagcccttCAACGAGTACCGGAAAAGGTTTGGCATGAAGCCCTACAGGTCCTTCCAGGAGCTGACAGGTagggctgcactgctgctcctggggctttgctgggccggggcaggggctctgtgccTGTGGGTGAGTACCAGGCCATGAGCTGCCCCTCTGCcactgggcttggagcagccacccctgcccatcccagccctgcctgctcatGGCCCCACAGTGGGGCAGACTGGGCGGATGCAGGGGTGTCAGGGGATGCAGGGTCCTTCCTCCTGAGGCCCCTGGCCTGGAAGTCAGGCTTGCCACTGCCTGCGAGGGAGCCACCCTCCCTTTGCCCACTGCCAGGCCAGTCCTTGCCAGGTGTGATTCTCTTGCTAAAGCACTCTGATGTTCACTTGgtgcaggagaggaagagaaggcagcagagctggaagagcTGTATGGAGATATTGATGCCCTGGAGTTTTACCCAGGCTTGCTGCTGGAGAAACCCCAACCCAACGGCATTTTTGGGGAAAGCATGGTGGAGATCGGAGCTCCATTTTCCCTGAAGGGGCTTTTTGGAAACCCCATCTGCTCCCCAGAGTACTGGAAACCCAGTACATTTGGTGGAACAACTGGCTTTGAGATCGTGAAGACGGCATCCCTGGAGAAGCTCGTGTGCCTCAATGTGAAGAAGTGCCCGTACGTGGCGTTCCACGTGcctgacactgcagagcacGGCAGCCCTCGGGCTGCTGGATCCTCTACAGAGCTCTAGCAGGGCTGACCTGCCCAGGTAGGGACTGTCCTTGGCCTGTtgcaggctgagctgagctcccagcccGGTGCTGAGGATGCTGTTCCTTCCTACAGTGAGTGGTGGGCATGCAGGAacctgctgcccctgtgcctgcccagcacacgtgcacagctgggagaaggAACCAAAGCAGTCTCTCCTGGAGGAGACCAGAGAGAAGCATGAGGTCAGATCTCCAGACCTCCTGTGTCGTGCTGGCTTGGACCCTGGCACGTGCCACTGGCTGCCAACCCGGGGCTGCTCCGAGCAAGATGCTACCTCTGTGCACACAAAGGGATGGAGTCTCTTCCATCCCAAAATCATCACCCTTCTCTGCACTAACAGCTCAGCAAACACATcctcacagcacacagagcctgctTCTGTCCTCCTCCCcaaacagagctcagcccttgcccagcccagccacgTGGTAGCTGGCAACCACTGTCACTGGCCTTGATACCCATCAGATCCTGGTTAAGctccaggaaaaaggaaatttaaaataataaatgattAAAAAACTCCTCTATTTGTGGCTGTGCCCACCAGCACTGTGCTGGGCCATTGCTGACTGCACCTGAAGCAATAAATGGAGCAACTTCTCCCTTAGAAGCTTCCATGGGGGTCTCTGAGTGTCCTGAGGCAGTTTGAACTTTGCTCCCCTCtggccacctcccagccctgtgctgctcaaaTGCCACAATtcagtgtttggacactgctctcaggcacagggtgggattgttggggttgtcctgggcagggccagggttGGACTGTAATAATgtttgtgggtcccttccacaATTCAGGATATTCTGTACTTCCATGGTGACACTGCTTAGACCAACATTGTGTATTTCTCTCACATAAAAACTATCCACACACCAATCTGGCTGCCTGGGTGTTTTGTAGACATGAAATAGCCACAGTCTGTAAGAGAgcatgcagctgcagctccttcctctgttGTCCTGGAGGAGGGGAGCACTCCTGAgcctctgctccatcccagcagcattcccagggaggTGTTACAGGAATTTTAAATTAGGGAGGCTTAAAGGGCTGGTGCCTTGGCTGGGATGTGGTAGGAGAAGTCATAGCAAGGGATCATGTGCAAGCAGAGACTCCCAAGGCATGAGCCTTCTCACTCACTCTCTTTAACCCTTCAGAAATGGGACAGCATTACCAGGATAGCATCTGGATTTCAGTTTcctgggggatgtggggagcCAGAGAGGCCAGCAAGACCCCGAAGGCACAGCCGGCAGCTtcacctgctctgtgctcccctggcACACGGACAGCCCAGTGCTTCCAGTCGCACTGTGCCGTGCAGAAGGGCTGAGCAGCAACGCGAGAGGAGGGCACGGTCAGTCCTTCCCCGGGCACGCCCCCAGCCAGCCGCTtccagctgtgcttccagctgTGCTCGTGACCGCCCTGCCCGGCAGGGAGCCGCTCCAGCCCCCAGCATCCTTCCCTGACATCTGGCGACAGGCACAAGCTCGGCTCGCTTCAGTTAAACCACAAACATCCTGCGTTTGCTCGCGGCTATCGGGGCTGCCAGCGCTGCTTTGGGACAGCTGATAACGGCACGAGAGCCCCGGGGCACAGGGAGAGCGGCcgagctgctctgtgccaaggaGGAACGCtcccctgggcacacctggcacggcctggctgctccctgccaccaAGGAGGAATGTTCCACTGGGACAGCTTggctgagccacagctggcaaACCTGGCACCTCTTCCAACCAGTCCAGGACAGCAAAGcatctccctcctgccagcaggaaaagctttgaAATCGTTTCTTTGAAGGACCAACACGTaccagccccaggcacagcatccAACACACTATTGAAACCTCCCCCAGGAGCCCAGGCACCCACggccctgcacacagagcttcccccagcccagcactgctgagctcttcttctgttttctgtgctgggtTTCCAGCCATGGCAGTTGCAGAAATTGCTCCCCCCGTCACCAAGGTACAGCCACATCCAAGGCAGTGTTTGCACCCACACTTGGTGGTGTTTGGTGTGGCCACCAGCATCACCAAGCATGGCAGGggctccctgctgtgctctggagaGGAGAGCGCTGCCAGAAGTGCCCTCTGTTTGAGCTCTTGGTAAACACAGCTGGTGGACATGCTCTGTGTTTTTAAACATCCCTCTGGGGA from Molothrus ater isolate BHLD 08-10-18 breed brown headed cowbird chromosome 20, BPBGC_Mater_1.1, whole genome shotgun sequence harbors:
- the PTGS1 gene encoding prostaglandin G/H synthase 1, translated to MGGGCRARAPPAAGLRLLLAHAVLLCAAGSAAGTGSVNPCCYFPCQNQGVCVRVGLRGYECDCTRTGYYGVNCTSPEFWTRLHNLLKPSPAFYHFILTHFKWFWDIINSTFIRDTLMRLVLTVRANLIPSPPTFNSDYGYISWEAYANVSYYTRILPPVPDDCPTPMGTKGKLQLPDPQLLAERFLLRHKFEADPRGTNMMFAFFAQHFTHQFFKTSGKMGRGFTKALGHGVDLGHLYGDNLQRQHQLRLFRDGKLKFQVVDGEVYPPTVSEAPVHMVYPSGVPRERQLAVGQEVFGLLPGLCVYATLWLREHNRVCDLLKRDHPTWSDEQLFQTARLILIGETIKIVVEDYVQHLSGYYLSLKFDPELLFGSQFQYRNRIAVEFNQLYHWHGLMPDSFIIQGQEYSYKQFLYNTSMLMDYGVEALVESFSKQVAGRIGGGQTINANVLHVAVGVIKESRQLRLQPFNEYRKRFGMKPYRSFQELTGEEEKAAELEELYGDIDALEFYPGLLLEKPQPNGIFGESMVEIGAPFSLKGLFGNPICSPEYWKPSTFGGTTGFEIVKTASLEKLVCLNVKKCPYVAFHVPDTAEHGSPRAAGSSTEL